One genomic region from Grus americana isolate bGruAme1 chromosome 15, bGruAme1.mat, whole genome shotgun sequence encodes:
- the NTAN1 gene encoding protein N-terminal asparagine amidohydrolase isoform X1: MPLLINGERIDPGRPTGDMIRAYPHLEEKAKLLRSQPARTVEPKGLLYVQQREFAVTTPEDGSVSILGSDDATTCHIVVLRHTGSGATCLTHCDGSDTEAEVSLIMSSVKSFSDTTGYGRLEVHLVGGFNDDRQLSQKLTNQLLRAFDLQPDDVHLVTFCVTELNDREEKDIHFPIIYGIAVNVKTAEIFPATFPEKGPDEDLRSAHVLTGATLTNIYDTKREQLHIGPYFWSPFPHVDFWLEQDDQQILQNLSTSPLAEPPHFVSHIRSTLTFLKDHPFPSCSLFPDRKPRIYKKNEEGLWEQVCSDKI, encoded by the exons ATGCCGCTGCTCATTAACGGTGAGCGGATCGACCCGGGCCGGCCCACGGGGGACATGATCCGCGCCTACCCGCACCTCGAG gaaaaggcaaaacttCTGAGAAGTCAGCCTGCTCGGACTGTGGAACCCAAAGGCCTCCTGTATGTCCAGCAGAGAGAGTTTGCGGTGACCACTCCTGAAGATG GTTCTGTTTCCATTCTCGGATCAGATGATGCAACTACCTGCCACATAGTTGTGCTCCGACACACAG GCAGCGGAGCCACCTGCCTGACGCACTGCGACGGCTCAGACACGGAAGCTGAGGTGTCACTCATCATGAGCTCAGTAAAATCTTTCTCTGACACCACAGGATACGGAAG GCTGGAAGTGCACCTAGTTGGAGGTTTCAATGATGATAGGCAGTTATCACAAAAACTTACTAATCAGCTTCTTA GAGCATTCGATCTCCAACCAGATGATGTCCATTTAGTGACTTTCTGCGTAACAG aactaaatgacagagaagaaaaggacatTCACTTTCCAATTATTTATGGAATAG CTGTGAATGTTAAAACAGCAGAGATTTTCCCTGCAACCTTCCCAGAAAAAGGGCCTGATGAGGATTTGCGTTCAGCCCATGTTTTAACAGGAGCAACA CTGACCAACATTTATGACACAAAGAGGGAACAACTACATATCGGGCCTTATTTCTGGAGTCCTTTTCCCCACGTGGATTTCTGGTTGGAACAAGATGATCAGCAGATCTTACAG AACCTTTCCACATCGCCCCTGGCTGAGCCACCCCACTTTGTCTCCCACATTAGATctacattaacatttttaaaagaccatCCATTTCCATCTTGCTCCCTGTTTCCTGACAGGAAACCTCGCATCTACAAAAAAAACGAAGAAGGGTTGTGGGAACAGGTTTGTTCTGACAAGATCTGA
- the NTAN1 gene encoding protein N-terminal asparagine amidohydrolase isoform X4 — protein sequence MSSVKSFSDTTGYGRLEVHLVGGFNDDRQLSQKLTNQLLRAFDLQPDDVHLVTFCVTELNDREEKDIHFPIIYGIAVNVKTAEIFPATFPEKGPDEDLRSAHVLTGATLTNIYDTKREQLHIGPYFWSPFPHVDFWLEQDDQQILQNLSTSPLAEPPHFVSHIRSTLTFLKDHPFPSCSLFPDRKPRIYKKNEEGLWEQVCSDKI from the exons ATGAGCTCAGTAAAATCTTTCTCTGACACCACAGGATACGGAAG GCTGGAAGTGCACCTAGTTGGAGGTTTCAATGATGATAGGCAGTTATCACAAAAACTTACTAATCAGCTTCTTA GAGCATTCGATCTCCAACCAGATGATGTCCATTTAGTGACTTTCTGCGTAACAG aactaaatgacagagaagaaaaggacatTCACTTTCCAATTATTTATGGAATAG CTGTGAATGTTAAAACAGCAGAGATTTTCCCTGCAACCTTCCCAGAAAAAGGGCCTGATGAGGATTTGCGTTCAGCCCATGTTTTAACAGGAGCAACA CTGACCAACATTTATGACACAAAGAGGGAACAACTACATATCGGGCCTTATTTCTGGAGTCCTTTTCCCCACGTGGATTTCTGGTTGGAACAAGATGATCAGCAGATCTTACAG AACCTTTCCACATCGCCCCTGGCTGAGCCACCCCACTTTGTCTCCCACATTAGATctacattaacatttttaaaagaccatCCATTTCCATCTTGCTCCCTGTTTCCTGACAGGAAACCTCGCATCTACAAAAAAAACGAAGAAGGGTTGTGGGAACAGGTTTGTTCTGACAAGATCTGA
- the NTAN1 gene encoding protein N-terminal asparagine amidohydrolase isoform X2, whose translation MPLLINGERIDPGRPTGDMIRAYPHLEEKAKLLRSQPARTVEPKGLLYVQQREFAVTTPEDGSVSILGSDDATTCHIVVLRHTGSGATCLTHCDGSDTEAEVSLIMSSVKSFSDTTGYGRLEVHLVGGFNDDRQLSQKLTNQLLRAFDLQPDDVHLVTFCVTELNDREEKDIHFPIIYGIAVNVKTAEIFPATFPEKGPDEDLRSAHVLTGATLTNIYDTKREQLHIGPYFWSPFPHVDFWLEQDDQQILQETSHLQKKRRRVVGTGLF comes from the exons ATGCCGCTGCTCATTAACGGTGAGCGGATCGACCCGGGCCGGCCCACGGGGGACATGATCCGCGCCTACCCGCACCTCGAG gaaaaggcaaaacttCTGAGAAGTCAGCCTGCTCGGACTGTGGAACCCAAAGGCCTCCTGTATGTCCAGCAGAGAGAGTTTGCGGTGACCACTCCTGAAGATG GTTCTGTTTCCATTCTCGGATCAGATGATGCAACTACCTGCCACATAGTTGTGCTCCGACACACAG GCAGCGGAGCCACCTGCCTGACGCACTGCGACGGCTCAGACACGGAAGCTGAGGTGTCACTCATCATGAGCTCAGTAAAATCTTTCTCTGACACCACAGGATACGGAAG GCTGGAAGTGCACCTAGTTGGAGGTTTCAATGATGATAGGCAGTTATCACAAAAACTTACTAATCAGCTTCTTA GAGCATTCGATCTCCAACCAGATGATGTCCATTTAGTGACTTTCTGCGTAACAG aactaaatgacagagaagaaaaggacatTCACTTTCCAATTATTTATGGAATAG CTGTGAATGTTAAAACAGCAGAGATTTTCCCTGCAACCTTCCCAGAAAAAGGGCCTGATGAGGATTTGCGTTCAGCCCATGTTTTAACAGGAGCAACA CTGACCAACATTTATGACACAAAGAGGGAACAACTACATATCGGGCCTTATTTCTGGAGTCCTTTTCCCCACGTGGATTTCTGGTTGGAACAAGATGATCAGCAGATCTTACAG GAAACCTCGCATCTACAAAAAAAACGAAGAAGGGTTGTGGGAACAGGTTTGTTCTGA
- the NTAN1 gene encoding protein N-terminal asparagine amidohydrolase isoform X3 — protein sequence MPLLINGERIDPGRPTGDMIRAYPHLEEKAKLLRSQPARTVEPKGLLYVQQREFAVTTPEDGSVSILGSDDATTCHIVVLRHTGSGATCLTHCDGSDTEAEVSLIMSSVKSFSDTTGYGRLEVHLVGGFNDDRQLSQKLTNQLLRAFDLQPDDVHLVTFCVTELNDREEKDIHFPIIYGIAVNVKTAEIFPATFPEKGPDEDLRSAHVLTGATLTNIYDTKREQLHIGPYFWSPFPHVDFWLEQDDQQILQLLLPSCLSEPFHIAPG from the exons ATGCCGCTGCTCATTAACGGTGAGCGGATCGACCCGGGCCGGCCCACGGGGGACATGATCCGCGCCTACCCGCACCTCGAG gaaaaggcaaaacttCTGAGAAGTCAGCCTGCTCGGACTGTGGAACCCAAAGGCCTCCTGTATGTCCAGCAGAGAGAGTTTGCGGTGACCACTCCTGAAGATG GTTCTGTTTCCATTCTCGGATCAGATGATGCAACTACCTGCCACATAGTTGTGCTCCGACACACAG GCAGCGGAGCCACCTGCCTGACGCACTGCGACGGCTCAGACACGGAAGCTGAGGTGTCACTCATCATGAGCTCAGTAAAATCTTTCTCTGACACCACAGGATACGGAAG GCTGGAAGTGCACCTAGTTGGAGGTTTCAATGATGATAGGCAGTTATCACAAAAACTTACTAATCAGCTTCTTA GAGCATTCGATCTCCAACCAGATGATGTCCATTTAGTGACTTTCTGCGTAACAG aactaaatgacagagaagaaaaggacatTCACTTTCCAATTATTTATGGAATAG CTGTGAATGTTAAAACAGCAGAGATTTTCCCTGCAACCTTCCCAGAAAAAGGGCCTGATGAGGATTTGCGTTCAGCCCATGTTTTAACAGGAGCAACA CTGACCAACATTTATGACACAAAGAGGGAACAACTACATATCGGGCCTTATTTCTGGAGTCCTTTTCCCCACGTGGATTTCTGGTTGGAACAAGATGATCAGCAGATCTTACAG CTCTTGCTACCATCTTGTCTTTCAGAACCTTTCCACATCGCCCCTGGCTGA